In Sideroxyarcus emersonii, one DNA window encodes the following:
- a CDS encoding biopolymer transporter ExbD, which produces MAFGNSFQEDSMMSEINVTPLVDVMLVLLVVFIVTAPLLAPQSLKVSLPRTEAVAHDDKLQKISLAIDARGDVSLESAHLSDQGLAELLKSRAGDPQFQLQIQADEAVNYGRVAQVMAMAQKAGVTRLSFLTVTGK; this is translated from the coding sequence ATGGCATTCGGCAACTCATTCCAGGAAGACAGCATGATGAGCGAGATCAACGTCACGCCGCTGGTCGACGTCATGCTGGTGTTGCTCGTGGTGTTCATCGTCACCGCCCCCTTGCTGGCGCCGCAATCGCTCAAGGTCAGCCTGCCCAGAACAGAAGCGGTGGCGCATGACGACAAGCTGCAGAAAATCAGCCTGGCCATCGATGCTCGTGGCGATGTCTCGCTTGAATCTGCGCACCTGAGCGACCAGGGGTTGGCGGAGTTGTTGAAAAGCCGCGCCGGCGATCCGCAATTCCAGCTGCAGATCCAGGCGGACGAAGCCGTGAATTACGGCCGCGTGGCCCAGGTCATGGCGATGGCGCAGAAGGCGGGCGTGACCAGGCTTTCTTTCTTGACGGTAACGGGCAAATAA
- a CDS encoding Re/Si-specific NAD(P)(+) transhydrogenase subunit alpha, translating into MRIGIPAEIHAGETRVAATPETVKKMLAAGHQVTVQTGAGAGASIPDAEFEAAGAKLAGASDIYAQSEIVLKVRAPAADELARMNKGAVLIGLLAPHQADQVAAYAKQGIAAFAMERLPRTSRAQAMDVLSSQANIAGYKAVIVAASLYKRFFPMLMTAAGTVKAARVVVLGVGVAGLQAIATAKRLGAVIEASDVRPAVKEQVESLGAKFIDVPYETDEEREAAQGVGGYAKPMPQSWMDRQKAEVAKRVALADVVITTALIPGRPAPVLVTEEMVKSMKPGSVIVDLAAEAGGNCPLTELNKTVVKHGVTLVGDPNLAGSVAADASALYARNLLNFLNLLCDPKNGGAININREDDIIAGSLIAIDGSVVTK; encoded by the coding sequence ATGCGTATAGGGATTCCTGCGGAAATTCATGCAGGCGAGACACGGGTCGCGGCTACGCCGGAAACGGTGAAGAAGATGCTGGCGGCCGGCCATCAGGTTACGGTTCAGACGGGGGCCGGAGCGGGTGCGAGCATCCCCGATGCCGAATTCGAGGCAGCCGGCGCAAAACTGGCGGGTGCATCGGACATCTATGCGCAGTCGGAGATCGTGCTCAAGGTCAGGGCGCCCGCTGCCGACGAGCTTGCCCGGATGAACAAGGGCGCCGTATTGATCGGACTGCTTGCTCCGCACCAGGCGGATCAGGTGGCTGCCTATGCAAAACAGGGTATCGCCGCCTTTGCCATGGAGCGGTTGCCTCGCACCTCGCGCGCGCAAGCCATGGATGTGCTGTCGTCGCAGGCCAATATTGCCGGCTACAAGGCGGTGATCGTCGCGGCGAGCCTCTATAAACGTTTCTTCCCCATGCTGATGACGGCTGCCGGTACGGTCAAGGCCGCGCGCGTGGTGGTGCTGGGGGTTGGCGTGGCCGGTTTGCAGGCCATCGCTACGGCAAAACGTCTGGGGGCGGTGATCGAGGCGTCCGATGTGCGCCCGGCTGTGAAGGAGCAGGTGGAGTCGCTGGGGGCGAAATTCATCGACGTGCCTTATGAGACCGATGAAGAGCGCGAAGCCGCGCAAGGGGTGGGCGGCTATGCCAAGCCGATGCCGCAGAGCTGGATGGATCGCCAGAAGGCGGAGGTCGCCAAACGAGTGGCGCTGGCCGATGTGGTCATCACCACGGCACTGATTCCGGGGCGTCCCGCACCGGTGCTGGTCACCGAAGAGATGGTCAAATCGATGAAGCCGGGATCGGTGATCGTGGACCTGGCTGCGGAGGCAGGCGGCAATTGCCCGCTCACCGAGCTCAACAAGACGGTGGTGAAGCACGGGGTGACGCTGGTCGGGGATCCCAACCTGGCGGGCTCGGTGGCGGCGGACGCATCGGCGCTGTATGCGCGCAACCTGCTCAATTTCCTCAACCTGTTGTGCGACCCCAAGAATGGCGGCGCCATCAACATCAATCGTGAAGACGACATCATCGCCGGTTCGCTGATCGCGATCGACGGCTCGGTCGTTACCAAATAA
- a CDS encoding NAD(P) transhydrogenase subunit alpha, with protein sequence MSGVDPVVLNLTVFILAIFVGYHVVWNVTPALHTPLMAVTNAVSGIIIVGAMLAAGPKELDVGTVLGLVAVMLAAVNVFGGFLVTQRMLDMFKKKGK encoded by the coding sequence ATGAGTGGAGTGGATCCCGTTGTTCTCAACCTCACCGTGTTCATACTGGCGATCTTCGTCGGTTACCACGTGGTATGGAACGTTACCCCGGCGCTGCATACGCCGCTGATGGCCGTGACCAATGCGGTGTCCGGCATCATCATCGTCGGTGCGATGCTGGCTGCCGGCCCCAAGGAACTCGATGTCGGCACCGTGCTGGGATTGGTCGCGGTGATGCTGGCGGCTGTCAACGTGTTCGGCGGCTTCCTGGTGACCCAGCGCATGCTGGACATGTTCAAGAAGAAAGGTAAATAA
- a CDS encoding NAD(P)(+) transhydrogenase (Re/Si-specific) subunit beta, with the protein MSANSVALAYLVAAVLFILTLKGLSSPISARRGNMFGMIGMAIAVLTTLSLTHNWVYILIAIAVGGSIGAVVAKRIEMTAMPELVAAMHSLVGLAAVLIAMSAFNNPVAYGIALPGEMLHASNRIELFIGTFVGAITFTGSIIAFGKLSGRLSGKPVRFAGQHWLNLGLGLAAIGFGVVFFMNPGWTPFLLMTAIALLLGVLIIIPIGGADMPVVVSMLNSYSGWAAAGIGFTLNNNMLIIAGSLVGSSGAILSYIMCKAMNRAFLNVILGGFGGEGAVAESGDAVQRTYRSGSAEDAGFLMSNASSVIIVPGYGLAVARAQHAINEMSHLLTEKGVNVRYAIHPVAGRMPGHMNVLLAEAEVPYDQVVEMDEINNEFADTDVVLVIGANDVVNPAAKNDKSSPIYGMPILEAHKARTVLVVKRSMATGYAGLDNDLFYLDKTMMIFGDAKKVVEDIIKALS; encoded by the coding sequence ATGTCTGCAAATTCCGTTGCACTGGCCTATCTTGTTGCGGCTGTCCTGTTCATCCTGACGCTGAAAGGGCTGAGCTCGCCGATTTCGGCACGGCGCGGCAACATGTTCGGCATGATCGGCATGGCGATCGCCGTGCTGACCACGTTGAGCCTGACGCATAACTGGGTCTACATCCTGATCGCGATTGCCGTCGGCGGCAGCATCGGCGCGGTGGTTGCCAAGCGCATCGAAATGACTGCGATGCCGGAACTGGTGGCGGCGATGCACTCGCTGGTCGGCCTGGCGGCAGTGCTGATCGCGATGTCCGCGTTCAACAATCCGGTCGCTTACGGCATCGCGCTGCCGGGCGAGATGCTGCATGCCAGCAATCGCATCGAATTGTTCATTGGTACTTTTGTCGGTGCGATCACCTTTACCGGTTCCATCATCGCTTTCGGCAAATTGTCCGGGCGCCTGTCCGGCAAGCCGGTGCGTTTCGCCGGCCAGCACTGGCTGAACCTGGGGCTGGGGCTTGCCGCGATCGGCTTCGGCGTGGTGTTCTTCATGAATCCGGGCTGGACGCCATTCCTGCTGATGACCGCGATCGCCTTGCTGCTCGGCGTATTGATCATCATCCCGATCGGCGGTGCCGACATGCCGGTGGTGGTGTCGATGCTGAACTCCTATTCCGGCTGGGCGGCGGCAGGCATCGGTTTCACCCTCAACAACAACATGCTGATCATCGCCGGTTCGCTGGTGGGCAGCTCGGGTGCGATCCTCTCCTACATCATGTGCAAGGCGATGAACCGTGCGTTCCTCAACGTGATCCTCGGCGGCTTCGGCGGCGAGGGCGCGGTGGCGGAGAGCGGCGATGCGGTGCAGCGGACTTACCGTAGCGGCAGCGCCGAAGATGCAGGGTTCCTGATGAGCAATGCCAGCTCCGTCATCATCGTCCCCGGCTATGGCCTGGCGGTGGCGCGTGCGCAGCATGCCATCAACGAGATGTCGCATTTGCTGACCGAAAAAGGCGTGAACGTCCGTTACGCCATCCATCCGGTGGCCGGACGCATGCCTGGCCACATGAACGTGCTGCTGGCCGAGGCGGAAGTGCCTTACGACCAGGTCGTGGAGATGGACGAGATCAACAACGAGTTCGCCGATACCGATGTGGTGCTGGTGATCGGCGCCAACGACGTGGTGAATCCTGCGGCCAAGAACGACAAATCCAGCCCGATTTACGGCATGCCCATCCTCGAGGCGCACAAGGCGCGCACCGTGCTGGTGGTCAAGCGCTCCATGGCAACCGGTTATGCGGGCCTGGATAACGACCTGTTCTATCTGGACAAGACCATGATGATCTTCGGCGATGCGAAGAAGGTCGTCGAAGACATCATCAAGGCACTCAGCTGA
- a CDS encoding EAL domain-containing protein: MAVLSAVYFFAAQIGLALALVHDTVTLFWPPAGIALAALLLFGWRLFPAIAIGEFFATLWIGLPLSHVCAIACGNALSGLLGYYLLRHRCGFDQRLHTLRDVAQLFVLGALLSTLVAALNGAWWIKLATGGSWQDFLHTAQYWWMGDALGVSLFTVTILAWARGEPFAWTAERMRRAALIAVVLLIACWILFLDLPGRMLEFGLFFPLLIWIALNFDLRCVSGALLLIFLSSILGLLVLNDLRAANMEELVNFVWLYNLLLGLTSLSVGVLNAQRNRTELALLDSKASLSAMLDNIPYLAWLKDQEGRFVAVNQAFLRSTGRAEMDEVLGKTDYDLWPAELAAKYRANDLEVVRSRRQNLVEEISLDNGRENWVETFKAPIIGKSGEPIGTTGFARDISQRKKEEAALRLAARVFESSGEAILITDERANVVAVNHAFIAMSGYRSEEIVGKNPRMLASGRHDAEFYRVMWDEINNHGYWQGEIWDRHKSGRVYPKWMSITAVRDQHGEVVNYISIARDTTEQTEAEKNIHFLAYYDVLTGLPNRTLLRDRLGQMIAISHRDKQQFALMFLDLDRFKYINDSMGHSVGDRLLQSVALRIQECVREGDTVARLGGDEFIVLLREAGESAASLVAQKLLSALAAPYDLDGQVISTQASIGISIYPDHSQDADTLIKNADMAMYRAKEEGRNNSQIFAPEMNFRVDLLFSMEKDLRLALERGELFLQYQPQADLASGTLRGIEALIRWQHPVKGLVSPAEFIPVAEETGQITAIGEWVLRTACTQMAEWRKAGLPDLSMAVNLSIRQLRQPILGDMVRSILQETGLEPRCLELEITEGIMMGDNQVAMRFLNEMQALGVQLSIDDFGTGFSSLNYLKMLPVNKLKIDQSFIRDIETDEGDAAIIRSIISLGHRLNLRVIAEGVETQEQLDFLRIRGCDEIQGYFYARPLAADAVMAFVRNPPRLA; this comes from the coding sequence ATCGCGGTACTCAGTGCGGTTTATTTTTTTGCCGCGCAGATCGGCCTGGCACTGGCGCTGGTGCACGATACCGTCACGCTGTTCTGGCCGCCCGCCGGGATTGCGCTGGCCGCCTTGCTGCTATTCGGCTGGCGGCTGTTTCCGGCGATCGCGATCGGCGAGTTCTTCGCCACGTTGTGGATCGGCCTGCCGCTGTCGCATGTGTGCGCGATTGCCTGCGGCAATGCCCTGAGCGGGTTGCTGGGCTATTACCTGCTGCGCCATCGTTGCGGTTTCGACCAGCGCCTGCATACCTTGCGCGACGTGGCGCAGTTGTTCGTGCTGGGGGCGCTGCTCAGCACCCTGGTGGCGGCGCTCAATGGCGCATGGTGGATCAAGCTGGCGACCGGGGGATCGTGGCAGGATTTCCTGCATACCGCGCAGTACTGGTGGATGGGCGATGCGCTGGGCGTTTCGCTGTTTACCGTGACCATCCTCGCCTGGGCTCGTGGCGAGCCCTTTGCCTGGACGGCGGAACGCATGCGCCGCGCTGCGCTGATCGCCGTCGTGCTGCTGATCGCCTGCTGGATATTGTTCCTTGACCTGCCTGGCCGGATGCTGGAATTCGGCCTGTTTTTCCCGCTGCTGATCTGGATCGCCTTGAATTTCGACCTGCGTTGCGTCAGCGGGGCGTTGTTGCTGATCTTCCTCAGTTCGATACTGGGCCTGCTGGTACTCAATGATCTGCGTGCCGCCAATATGGAAGAGCTGGTCAATTTCGTCTGGCTGTACAACCTGCTGCTCGGCCTGACTTCGCTCAGTGTGGGGGTGTTGAACGCACAGCGCAACCGCACCGAACTGGCGCTGCTGGACAGCAAGGCCAGCCTCAGCGCCATGCTGGACAACATACCTTACCTGGCATGGCTGAAAGACCAGGAAGGGCGTTTCGTCGCAGTCAACCAGGCGTTCCTCAGGAGTACCGGACGTGCAGAGATGGACGAGGTGTTGGGCAAGACGGACTACGACCTGTGGCCTGCAGAGCTGGCAGCAAAGTACCGGGCGAACGATTTGGAGGTCGTGCGCAGCCGGCGCCAGAACCTGGTGGAAGAGATATCGCTGGATAACGGTCGCGAAAATTGGGTCGAAACTTTCAAGGCGCCCATCATCGGCAAGAGCGGCGAGCCGATCGGCACCACCGGGTTCGCCCGCGACATCAGTCAGCGCAAGAAAGAGGAAGCTGCGCTGCGCCTGGCGGCAAGGGTGTTCGAAAGCAGCGGCGAGGCCATCCTGATCACCGACGAACGGGCCAACGTCGTTGCCGTGAACCATGCGTTCATCGCGATGAGCGGATACCGTTCCGAAGAGATCGTGGGCAAGAACCCGCGCATGCTGGCATCAGGCCGTCACGACGCCGAGTTCTATCGCGTCATGTGGGATGAGATCAACAACCATGGCTACTGGCAGGGCGAGATCTGGGATCGGCACAAGAGCGGACGAGTCTATCCGAAATGGATGTCGATCACTGCGGTGCGCGACCAGCACGGCGAAGTGGTGAACTACATCTCCATCGCGCGAGACACCACGGAGCAGACGGAGGCGGAAAAGAACATCCATTTCCTTGCCTACTACGATGTGCTGACCGGACTTCCCAACCGCACCTTGCTGCGCGACCGCCTGGGACAGATGATCGCCATCTCGCACCGCGACAAGCAGCAGTTCGCGCTGATGTTCCTGGATCTGGACCGGTTCAAATACATCAACGACTCGATGGGGCATTCGGTCGGCGACCGCCTGTTGCAGTCGGTCGCCCTGCGCATCCAGGAATGCGTGCGCGAAGGCGACACGGTCGCGCGCCTCGGGGGCGACGAGTTCATCGTGCTGCTGCGCGAAGCGGGCGAGAGCGCGGCTTCGCTGGTGGCGCAGAAGCTTTTATCGGCCTTGGCGGCACCTTACGATCTGGATGGGCAGGTCATTTCCACGCAGGCCAGCATCGGCATCAGCATCTATCCGGATCATTCGCAGGACGCCGATACGCTGATCAAGAATGCCGATATGGCGATGTACCGCGCCAAGGAAGAAGGGCGCAACAATTCGCAAATCTTCGCACCGGAAATGAATTTCCGTGTCGACCTGCTGTTCTCCATGGAAAAGGACCTGCGCCTGGCGCTGGAGCGCGGCGAGCTGTTCCTGCAATACCAGCCGCAGGCCGACCTGGCGAGCGGCACCTTGCGCGGCATCGAGGCGCTGATCCGCTGGCAGCATCCGGTCAAGGGACTGGTCTCGCCGGCCGAATTCATCCCGGTGGCGGAAGAGACGGGGCAGATCACCGCGATCGGCGAATGGGTGCTGCGCACCGCCTGCACGCAGATGGCGGAATGGCGCAAGGCCGGACTGCCGGACCTGAGCATGGCGGTGAACCTGTCGATCCGCCAGCTGCGCCAGCCGATACTGGGGGATATGGTCAGGTCGATATTGCAGGAGACCGGCCTGGAACCCCGTTGCCTTGAACTGGAGATCACGGAAGGCATCATGATGGGCGATAACCAGGTGGCGATGCGTTTTCTGAACGAGATGCAGGCGCTGGGGGTGCAGTTGTCCATCGACGATTTCGGCACCGGTTTTTCCAGCCTGAATTACCTGAAGATGCTGCCGGTGAACAAGCTCAAGATCGATCAGTCGTTCATTCGCGACATCGAGACCGACGAGGGCGATGCCGCCATCATCCGCTCCATCATCAGCCTGGGGCATCGACTCAATCTGCGTGTGATCGCCGAAGGCGTGGAGACGCAGGAGCAGCTGGATTTCCTGCGCATACGCGGTTGCGACGAGATACAGGGCTATTTCTATGCGCGGCCGCTGGCGGCCGATGCCGTTATGGCGTTCGTCAGGAACCCGCCACGGCTGGCCTGA
- a CDS encoding DNA internalization-related competence protein ComEC/Rec2 yields the protein MVAFSLFFTLGVWYLQQQAALPVLPVYWPLAALVLLLPRAQRKELAFARRTAVLLCAALLGFCYSAWIAQLRLSDQLPDEWQGKNIVITGVVAEMPREHERGLRFAFDVDGVQTAGAHVPRHIQLSTYDEDSNDPLELNAGERWQLSVRLKQPHGSSNPYNFDFEAWALERNIRAIGYVYAKGDNRILAEQTSSPAYLVQHLRETVRSHFQKTLGEAPYAGVLAALAVGDQSGISQDEWLLFTRTGVNHLMSISGLHITMLAGLVFAITFWVWRRSTRLTLWFPARKAAALAGLAAALFYTLVSGYEVPAQRTLYMVATCTAMLLLSRTFSLSQLLSAALMVVLLADPWSVLSPGFWLSFGAVALIFYVTGNRLKKQHWLKEYGKVQWAMMIGLIPPLLALFQQLSLVAPVANAFAIPLVSFVVVPLTLLGTLPPFEWMLYVAHEAMVLCMYLLQMLDQLPYVVWAQHAPPAWTVVAGIGGALWMLAPRGFPMRPLGALLLLPMFLVAPQQPAAGSARLVVFDVGQGLSVSVQTHAHALLYDTGPDFSGEADSGSRILLPALRGMGIAQLDTLVLSHDDVDHIGGTKSVLLGIPVTNVVSSLPNRHPELQFAAHNEACADGQSWEWDGVRFEMLHPAAAHAVQAAEHDNERSCVLRIGTGQHSVLLTADIEKLSESRLLKLHPDALPATFLVVPHHGSKSSSSPAFVDAVHPRYAMFTSGYLNRFGHPKDEIVERYRAAGSQILRSDEDGAVSISMDAQDFKVERYRASHARYWQQGIRPAVAGS from the coding sequence ATGGTTGCGTTCTCACTTTTTTTCACCCTTGGCGTTTGGTATCTGCAGCAGCAAGCCGCATTACCCGTACTCCCCGTCTATTGGCCTCTTGCCGCGCTCGTATTGCTGCTTCCGCGTGCACAACGCAAGGAGCTGGCCTTTGCCCGCCGTACCGCCGTGCTGTTGTGCGCTGCGCTATTGGGTTTCTGCTATTCCGCCTGGATAGCGCAGCTCCGCCTGTCGGATCAGCTGCCCGACGAATGGCAGGGAAAGAACATCGTGATCACCGGCGTGGTCGCCGAGATGCCCCGTGAACATGAACGCGGCCTGCGTTTCGCGTTCGATGTGGATGGTGTGCAGACAGCGGGGGCGCATGTCCCGCGCCATATCCAGCTATCCACCTACGACGAGGACAGCAACGACCCGCTGGAATTGAATGCGGGCGAACGCTGGCAACTCAGCGTGCGCCTGAAACAGCCGCATGGCTCCAGCAATCCGTACAACTTCGATTTCGAGGCCTGGGCCCTGGAACGCAACATCCGCGCCATCGGCTATGTCTATGCCAAAGGCGACAACCGGATACTGGCGGAACAAACCTCCAGCCCGGCCTATCTGGTGCAACACCTGCGCGAGACTGTACGTTCCCATTTCCAGAAAACGCTGGGCGAAGCGCCATATGCAGGGGTGCTGGCGGCTCTGGCCGTTGGCGACCAGTCCGGCATCTCGCAGGACGAATGGCTGTTGTTCACACGCACCGGCGTCAACCACCTGATGAGCATCTCGGGCCTGCATATCACGATGCTTGCCGGCCTGGTCTTCGCCATCACCTTCTGGGTGTGGCGGCGCAGCACCCGCCTTACGCTGTGGTTCCCCGCGCGCAAGGCCGCCGCACTGGCAGGACTGGCCGCAGCGCTCTTCTACACGCTGGTGTCCGGCTATGAAGTCCCGGCGCAACGCACGCTGTACATGGTGGCGACCTGCACCGCGATGCTGCTGCTCTCGCGCACCTTTTCATTGTCGCAACTGCTGTCCGCAGCACTGATGGTGGTATTGCTGGCCGATCCGTGGTCGGTATTGTCGCCGGGATTCTGGCTGTCGTTCGGCGCAGTCGCCTTGATTTTCTATGTTACCGGCAACCGCCTGAAGAAACAGCACTGGCTGAAAGAATACGGCAAGGTGCAATGGGCGATGATGATCGGGTTGATTCCCCCGCTGCTCGCACTGTTCCAGCAGCTCTCGCTGGTCGCACCGGTCGCCAACGCCTTCGCCATCCCGCTGGTGAGTTTCGTGGTGGTGCCGCTCACCCTGCTCGGCACCCTGCCGCCGTTCGAATGGATGCTTTACGTCGCGCACGAGGCCATGGTCTTGTGCATGTACCTGCTCCAGATGCTGGACCAGCTGCCCTATGTAGTGTGGGCGCAACATGCACCGCCTGCCTGGACCGTCGTTGCCGGCATCGGCGGCGCACTGTGGATGCTCGCTCCACGCGGCTTCCCCATGCGCCCGCTGGGTGCTTTGCTGTTGCTGCCGATGTTCCTGGTCGCGCCGCAGCAGCCAGCGGCAGGCAGCGCCCGGCTGGTCGTGTTCGACGTGGGACAGGGTTTGTCCGTTTCGGTGCAGACGCATGCCCATGCGCTGCTCTACGACACCGGGCCCGATTTCTCCGGCGAAGCGGACAGCGGCAGCCGTATCCTGCTCCCCGCCTTGCGCGGCATGGGGATCGCGCAGCTGGATACGCTCGTGCTGTCGCATGACGATGTCGACCACATAGGCGGAACCAAATCCGTATTGCTTGGCATCCCGGTCACCAATGTCGTCTCGTCGTTGCCGAATCGCCATCCCGAGCTTCAGTTCGCCGCCCATAACGAGGCATGTGCGGATGGACAATCGTGGGAGTGGGACGGCGTGCGCTTCGAGATGCTCCACCCGGCCGCCGCGCATGCAGTGCAAGCAGCCGAGCACGACAACGAACGCAGCTGTGTGCTGCGCATCGGTACCGGGCAACATAGCGTATTGCTCACCGCCGACATCGAGAAACTTTCCGAGTCGCGACTGCTGAAGCTTCATCCGGACGCCCTGCCCGCCACATTCCTGGTCGTCCCGCATCACGGCAGCAAGAGCTCGTCCTCGCCGGCGTTCGTGGATGCGGTACATCCGCGTTATGCGATGTTCACCTCAGGCTACCTCAACCGGTTCGGACATCCCAAAGACGAGATCGTGGAACGCTATCGCGCGGCGGGCAGCCAGATCCTGCGTTCGGATGAGGATGGCGCGGTCAGCATCAGCATGGATGCGCAGGACTTCAAGGTGGAACGCTATCGCGCCAGCCACGCCCGCTACTGGCAGCAAGGGATCAGGCCAGCCGTGGCGGGTTCCTGA
- a CDS encoding DUF2062 domain-containing protein encodes MRRYFRERLPDHDTIRRMRWLRPVQHWLHHPNLWHLHRRSVAGGVAIGLFCGLIPGPLQIISAMLLAVLFRVNLPVSAFTTLYTNPFTIVPLYLLAYEIGVWVSGSSHVAAVPAFPELHWNDGFSQLWAWLVALGKPLLVGLPLLAVALAFIGYVAVRLVWRLFVVWKWRRRHGR; translated from the coding sequence ATGCGAAGATACTTCCGCGAACGATTGCCCGACCACGACACCATCCGGCGCATGCGCTGGCTGCGACCCGTGCAGCATTGGCTGCATCACCCCAACCTGTGGCACCTGCATCGGCGCTCGGTGGCTGGCGGTGTGGCGATCGGTCTGTTCTGCGGGCTGATCCCGGGGCCGCTGCAGATCATCTCTGCCATGCTGTTGGCGGTGCTGTTTCGCGTCAACCTGCCGGTGTCGGCCTTTACCACGCTGTACACCAACCCGTTCACCATCGTGCCTTTGTATCTGCTGGCCTATGAGATCGGCGTCTGGGTGAGCGGCTCATCGCATGTTGCTGCGGTACCCGCTTTTCCGGAATTGCATTGGAACGATGGATTTTCTCAACTGTGGGCCTGGTTGGTGGCGCTGGGCAAACCCTTGCTGGTCGGCCTGCCGTTGCTGGCGGTTGCCCTTGCGTTCATCGGTTACGTCGCGGTGCGTCTGGTCTGGCGCCTGTTTGTAGTATGGAAATGGCGCAGGCGGCATGGCCGATAA
- a CDS encoding V-type ATPase subunit has protein sequence MIAAEYAYLNARVNLLAGKLLEPGQVDALIDRTGDDTAGGVDRQERTAGLMHYIGDLDQNNVTLLLQDLAVLIRPLSGEARELLRYWAHRFELNNLKVIIRGKMAGQPQQAIEGQLLDMGRFTSLPLAELLQSDSAAELLRHLEQTPFAELARQARHLLEQGEALFALDAALDRRYFAGLSRRSGSIDNTSGGFLRGIIGSIIDRVNLVWLLRYRFAYRLPPSQAYYLLIPASNRLSAQQLQQLSQQPTFEDVLGNLAEPYAGMLAGARNTTEVTLRLEQETWRVAAHALNHSVFNVARALAYLVLRERDLRRLRAIVRGHDVQMDAGMIRAALGLHDARAASGESGHV, from the coding sequence ATGATTGCCGCCGAATATGCCTACCTGAATGCGCGCGTCAATCTGCTTGCCGGCAAGCTGCTCGAGCCCGGACAAGTCGATGCGCTGATCGATCGTACCGGGGATGACACGGCCGGCGGTGTCGATCGGCAAGAGCGCACTGCCGGGCTGATGCATTACATCGGCGATCTGGACCAGAACAATGTCACGCTGTTGCTGCAGGATCTGGCGGTGCTGATCAGGCCGCTGTCCGGGGAGGCGCGCGAACTGTTGCGCTACTGGGCGCATCGTTTCGAACTCAACAACCTCAAGGTCATCATCCGCGGCAAGATGGCGGGGCAGCCGCAACAGGCGATCGAAGGGCAATTGCTGGACATGGGACGTTTCACCAGCCTGCCGCTTGCCGAACTGCTGCAGAGCGACTCGGCCGCAGAATTGCTGCGCCACCTGGAGCAGACGCCGTTTGCTGAACTTGCGCGCCAGGCGCGTCATTTGCTGGAGCAGGGCGAAGCCTTGTTCGCCCTGGATGCGGCACTCGACCGGCGCTATTTCGCCGGCCTGTCGAGGCGCAGCGGCAGTATCGACAACACGTCCGGCGGCTTCCTGCGCGGCATCATCGGCAGCATCATCGATCGCGTCAATCTGGTGTGGTTGCTGCGCTACCGCTTCGCTTACCGCCTGCCGCCGTCGCAGGCCTATTACCTGCTTATTCCCGCCAGCAACCGTTTGAGCGCGCAGCAATTGCAGCAGCTTTCGCAGCAGCCGACTTTCGAGGATGTGCTGGGCAATCTTGCCGAGCCTTATGCCGGCATGCTGGCAGGCGCGCGCAATACCACCGAAGTGACCTTGCGGCTGGAGCAGGAAACCTGGCGTGTGGCGGCGCATGCGCTCAACCACAGCGTATTCAATGTGGCGCGTGCGCTGGCCTATCTCGTGCTGCGCGAACGCGACTTGAGGCGCTTGCGCGCCATCGTTCGCGGCCACGATGTGCAGATGGATGCGGGAATGATACGCGCGGCACTCGGGCTGCACGACGCCCGTGCCGCAAGCGGGGAGTCCGGGCATGTTTAA